A region from the Triticum urartu cultivar G1812 chromosome 1, Tu2.1, whole genome shotgun sequence genome encodes:
- the LOC125540952 gene encoding disease resistance protein Pik-2-like, with product MYGLLVFPRRYFILIDDIWDKSVWKNIRCALIENECGSRVIATTRILDVAKEVGGVYHLKPLSTSDSRKLFYQRIFGTEDKRPHIQLTKVSENILQKCGGVPLAIITLASKKEHQNAYTYWYKVYQSMGSGLENNPDLKDMRRILYLSYHDLPPNLKACLLYLSLYPEDYKIKTKELIWKWIGEGMAREEQGKSLYEVGEEYVAELINKSLIQPMHIKFADKASSCRVHDMLLDLITSLSNEENFLATLGGHQPISLPSKVRRLSLQTSIEEDVKQMPTLSSLSHVRSLTVFSKDLSLLSELSGFLVLRALDLSGCEEVGNHHIKDICNLFHLRYLSLKGTSITEIPKEMNNLQLLQLLDIRSTKMKKLPSTFVQLRQLVFVDMCDRMVSTLLLKAMSTMPSLSSLAIGLSEPREEDLRIHGSMPSLRDLYIYVLLERKGADKRLVIDNGCPFQSLTRFSIKSCNAIEFMFAQGTSQKLQILELEFYVENTKDKFGDFQFGLENLSSLDHVYVVARGGSSDGELIGAFQKVLDINPNKPTLTVKEVTPR from the coding sequence ATGTATGGCCTTTTGGTATTCCCTCGCAGGTACTTCATTCTCATTGATGACATATGGGATAAATCTGTGTGGAAGAATATTAGATGTGCTCTGATTGAGAATGAATGTGGTAGTAGAGTAATTGCAACAACTCGCATTCTGGATGTTGCCAAAGAAGTTGGTGGTGTTTATCATCTTAAACCTCTTTCTACTAGTGACTCAAGAAAGTTATTCTACCAAAGAATATTTGGAACTGAGGACAAGCGCCCACATATTCAGTTGACTAAAGTAAGTGAGAACATTTTGCAGAAATGTGGTGGAGTACCATTGGCTATCATTACACTGGCTAGTAAAAAGGAACATCAAAATGCATATACGTATTGGTACAAGGTGTACCAATCTATGGGTTCTGGACTTGAAAATAACCCTGACCTGAAGGACATGAGAAGGATACTATATTTGAGTTACCATGACCTACCACCAAACCTTAAGGCTTGTTTACTGTATCTCAGTTTGTATCCAGAGGATTATAAGATTAAGACCAAAGAGTTGATATGGAAATGGATAGGTGAAGGAATGGCTCGTGAAGAGCAGGGAAAGAGCTTGTATGAAGTAGGAGAGGAGTATGTTGCTGAGCTTATTAACAAAAGCTTGATCCAACCGATGCATATCAAATTTGCAGATAAGGCGAGCTCTTGTCGTGTGCACGATATGCTGCTTGACCTTATCACTTCCTTGTCAAATGAGGAGAACTTTCTCGCAACATTGGGTGGTCACCAGCCAATTTCACTTCCAAGCAAGGTCCGTCGACTGTCTCTCCAAACCAGTATCGAAGAGGATGTCAAACAAATGCCAACCCTGAGCAGCTTGTCCCATGTGAGATCACTTACTGTGTTCAGTAAAGACCTCAGTTTGTTGTCAGAACTTTCAGGTTTTCTTGTCCTACGTGCATTGGATTTAAGTGGTTGTGAGGAAGTGGGCAATCATCATATAAAGGACATTTGCAATTTATTTCACCTGAGGTATCTGAGTTTAAAAGGGACATCTATCACTGAGATCCCGAAAGAGATGAACAATCTACAACTTCTGCAACTGCTAGACATAAGGTCCACCAAAATGAAAAAATTGCCATCAACCTTTGTTCAGCTAAGACAATTGGTTTTCGTTGACATGTGTGATAGGATGGTCTCAACATTGCTTCTAAAAGCAATGTCCACCATGCCCTCCCTCTCTTCCCTTGCAATTGGATTAAGTGAACCAAGAGAGGAAGACCTCCGAATACATGGGAGCATGCCGTCTCTGCGTGACCTTTACATATATGTACTGTTAGAGAGAAAAGGCGCAGATAAAAGGTTAGTCATTGACAATGGTTGTCCCTTCCAGTCTCTGACAAGGTTCAGTATAAAGAGTTGCAACGCCATTGAGTTCATGTTTGCACAAGGAACCTCGCAAAAGCTCCAAATCCTGGAGTTAGAATTTTATGTTGAGAACACAAAAGACAAATTCGGTGATTTTCAGTTTGGTCTGGAGAACCTCTCTTCACTTGACCATGTCTATGTGGTTGCCCGTGGTGGTAGTAGTGATGGTGAGCTGATCGGTGCATTCCAGAAAGTGCTCGATATTAATCCCAACAAGCCCACACTGACGGTGAAGGAGGTAACTCCGCGCTGA